TTGATTCTGCCCCCTTGCGGGGCAAATAATGCGCGTTTCACCTCATTTGAATCTTATTACATTATGGCAACAGGTATTCTTTTTTCTGGGCAGGGCGCACAAACTGTGGGCATGGGCCGCTCGCTTTACGACAACTCGGAGATCGCGAAAGCGCTCTACGATGAAGCCAATGAGGTGCTGGGATGGGACTTGAAAACTATTTGTTTTGAAGGGCCGGAAGAGACTTTGACTGAGACTCGGGTCTGCCAACCTGCGCTTTATGTGCAAGGTTATGTGCTCTTTAGTATTCTGAAGGAGCGCGGATTGCTTTCCGACTTGAAGGCGGCCTGTGGCTTAAGCCTAGGGGAACTCACTGCGCTGGCAGCTGCGGGTGTGTATGATTTTGCGACTGGACTACGTCTGGTGGCGGAGCGTGGACGCTTAATGCAGTTGGCATGCGACGCGACTAAGGGTGGCATGGCGGCCGTGATCGGTGGTGCTCCTGAAGATGTGCAAACCTTTTGCGATGAGTTCGATATCGAAATCGCTAATTTAAATTGCCCGGGGCAGATCGTCATCTCGGGCGACAACGCTAAGGTGCTCGAAGCCGTCGCAGCTTCGAAGGGCCGTTTCAAACTGTGCAAGCCGCTCAACGTCGCGGGCGCGTATCACAGTCGCCTGATGGAATCGGCCCGTGATTCCTTTGCGGAGTTTATCAAAGACTTTGATTTCAAAGCGCCTGAACTGGTCTGCTATACCAATGTGACCGGTCAACAAATCAGCGATCCGCAAGCGATTAAAGATGCGTTGGTGAGCCAAGTGGTGTCCTCGGTGCGTTTCGAAGACAACTTGCGCAACATGGCGGCTGACAATGGCATCAGTGAATTCTTCGAGTGCGGTCCGGGTAAAGTGCTCACTGGCTTTGCCAAGCGTATTGACAAATCGCTGGTCGTCACGCCGATGTCTGAGTTTGACGAGATTCCTGCGTAGTATCGGATGCGTATTTACTTCATGGGTATTTGCGGCACTGCCATGGGCAATGCCGCGCTTCTCGTTAAAGAGCAAGGTCATGAAGTGCTTGGCTGCGACGCCGGCGTCTACCCGCCGATGTCCGATGTGCTGGCGAATGCCGGCATTGAGCTTTTGGAAGGTTTCGATGCGGCTCGACTGGCCGCATTGAAGCCAGACACCGTGGTGGTGGGCAATGCCATGAGCCGCGGCAATCCTGAGGTCGAGTGGCTGCTGAATCAGTCGGAAGTAGCTTACATCTCCTTACCCGAGCTCTTTCACAACACTGTTTTGCCCCAGCGCAGGCCCGTCGTCATTACCGGCACGCACGGTAAGACCACCACTTCTACGTTGACGGCCTATCTCTTAGAGCGGGCGGGCGCGCGGCCAGGCTGGTTGATCGGTGGCGTGCCCAATGATTTGCCGGGCGGTGCCAAGCTGGGGCAGGGGAAGCCTTTCGTGATTGAGGGCGACGAATATGACTCCGCGTTTTTTGATAAGCGCAGTAAGTTTATCCATTACCGTCCCCAAGTTGCGGTGCTGAATAACCTGGAGTTCGACCACGCTGATATTTTTCGTGATTTGGAAGATGTGCAGCGCACCTTCCGACATTTTTTGCGCATCATACCGAGTTCTGGTTTCGCGCTGGTCAATGGCGACGATGCCAATCTTGCGGACCTGTTGCCAGTTACTTGGACGCAAGTGATTCGCGTCGGCACCGCTGAGGACAACGAACTGCAGATTCGTAATTTTCAAGATGCTCCCGCCGGGGCACAGTTTGAGCTCGTGTGGAAGGGGGCCCTGTGGGCACAAGTGCAATGGTCCATGCACGGTCTCTTCAATGCGCGCAACGCGGCAATGGCTGCATTGGCGGCTGCTTTGGCCAGCGGCTGTGAAGACCCGTTCGCGTTTGACCTTTCGGCGCTGGCACAGTTTGGCGGTGTCCGTCGTCGACAAGACTTGCTCTATACAGATGCGAATTGGACCGTGCTGGAAGACTTCGCGCATCATCCTACCGCAGTGGCGGGAGCAATCGAGGCCTTGCGCGCAGCCTATCCCGAGCGTGCGATGACGGTTTGCTTTGAGCCGCGCAGCAACACCGCGGCAACTTCACGCTTTCAAGCCGAGTTTGAAGTGGCGCTTTCGCAGGCTGACCGAGTCTATTTCGGGGCGGTACACCGCGCCGAGCGCATGCGTCCCGAAGAGCGCCTAGACACGGCCGCGATGGCCGAGTCCTTGTCGGCAAAAGGATTACAAGCAGCCGCTTTCACGAGCAACGAGGCACTCTTCGAGCACTTGCAAGAGCAGCTACAAAGTCAGCCAGGCGGCGTGATCGTCTTTTTGACCAACGGTTCGTTTGATGCTTTGCCGCGTCGGATCGCTGAGTTGTTCGGTGCCTGAAGCAGCTTTCCGATTTTGGATCGCCGGCGCTCTATCCTTCACGACAGCAGCCGTGCAAAATTCCCGCTCATTAGCTTGTTCTGTTCTTCTTGGGTGAGGCCGGATTCTGTGCGAATGCTTTCGATGTAGCGCGCCATTTCGGGTGTTTTCTGGCTGCGTGGGTAAATTCTTAATGGATAGTCGGAGCCAAACAGCAACTTATCGATGCCGACCAGATCGACCATCTGCTTGAAAACCCGCATTTCATATAGTAGTGGGCTGGCGGCACAATCGTAGTAAACATTGCGCAGTGTTTTGCGTAGTTTCGGGTTTTGCTCGAAAAAGGGCAAGCCACCGCCCCAGTGTGCGAGGATTAATTTTAACTCGGGAGCTGCTTCTGCCATGCGGACAAATTCCTGCAGCGGCGTGGGGATCGCGCCGGGGTGCTCGTGTCCAGCGGTTTCGGTCGCGTGACAGTTGATCGGCCAGGCCTGGGCCGAGCACCATTCGGCCATCGCTTGCCAATGTGGACTGGCCGCGCTGAAGTCTTGCACCCCCATGTGCAGTTCCCCCACGCCGCGAAATCCTAGAGCTTGGGCGTTTTCGAGCTGGTCGATTACATTGGCATTGGGGTAGATGGCTGCAAAGCCGATGAGACGCTCGGGCGCGGCTGCGAGCCATTGCGCGACGGCGGCATTTTGCTGGCGGCATGTCGATTCGTTTTCCCAATACCACCCGAGTAGCACCGCTTGGTCGACTGCGGCGGCATCCATGGCCGCTAGCATTGTATCCAGGTCGCTCCAGCCTTGTATGCCGGGGCGATCTTTCGGGGCCACTAGGTCGGCCCAGTGCATTTCGCAATGTGCCAAGGCCCATTTGCGGGGGGCTGCCACCAGTTCGGCAGGGTAGGCATGTGTGTGGCAATCGATGATCATGATGTCTTCAATATCGTGCTTTTGGGGGAAGTCTGGCTATGTTATATGACTGCGGATGTGTTCGTTGAATCGGCTGTATTGCGGCAATGATCGATTTGTGGAGTGTGAATAACTCTAAAAAAGAGATTGACGATAGGGCTGTTGGCGACATTTTCACGCCTTTTCCAATAACCAAACCATTAATTTTATGTCACTTGAAGTAAAAGTCCGCAAAGGCGAGCCCATGGAACGTGCGCTCCGCCGCCTTAAGAAACGCCTCGACCGCGAGGGTGTGATTCGTGATGTGCGCGCTAAGCGTTATTTCGTAAAGCCTGCACAAGCTAAGCGTCGCAAGAAGAAGGAATTGGACTTCAACAATATGCTTCGCGTTCGTTATTCGAACATGTAGTTTTCAAGGTTGCGAGTGCAGAGCACTTGCGTCTTATTAAGTCCCGGCTCGTATAGAACGCGCCGGGATTTTTTTTATATTTTGTTATGTCTAGCATTCTTGATCGCCTCTCCCTTTCTACCTGCTGGTGTTCCGCACGGCATTCGGATGGATACGAGATGGTGCAAGAGATGGTTGGTCTGGGATTTAAGCGAATTGAATTGAGCCACGGAATTCGTATCTCGTTGGTGCCGGGCATACTTCAGGCTGTTGAAGAGGGGCTGGTCGAAATTTCGTCTGTGCATAATTTTTGCCCTTTGCCGGGCAGTGTGCAGCATGCCGCGCCTAATTTGTATCAGCCTTCTGCGGTGGATTGTCGGGAGCTGAGTCTGTGGCATCGCTATACGATCAGGACCTTGGATTTCGCGCTCAAAGTCGGGGCTGATCGGGTTGTGATGCATTCCGGTCGTGTGTGCTTTTTCTTTTATTCTGCAGAGAAACGCCTAGAGAAATGGATCGATGAGTCGGAGATCCCCACGCATGAATTGACAGAGAGTCCGGTCTTCATCAAACGTCGCGACAAGGCCATGAAGTCGATTCGCCGCGTCGCAAAGAAGACGATTCCCCGTATTCGGGAAAATTACGAAAAGCTGCTACCTGAAGTGAAGGAGCGTGGCTTGAGGTTGTGCCTTGAGAATCGCGAGGGCATGGAAGAGATGCCGATCGATGGGGACTACGACGATTTTCTGGCCAGTCTGAATGAGCCGGAGCATGCCAGTTATTGGCACGATACCGGGCATGCACAAATTAAGCATCAACTGGGTTTGCTGGACCATCGAGCGCATTTGGAGAAAATGTCGCCCCGTCTCGCGGGTTTTCACTTGCACGACGTATCCGAATCGGGCCGTGATC
The nucleotide sequence above comes from Coraliomargarita algicola. Encoded proteins:
- a CDS encoding sugar phosphate isomerase/epimerase family protein, with protein sequence MSSILDRLSLSTCWCSARHSDGYEMVQEMVGLGFKRIELSHGIRISLVPGILQAVEEGLVEISSVHNFCPLPGSVQHAAPNLYQPSAVDCRELSLWHRYTIRTLDFALKVGADRVVMHSGRVCFFFYSAEKRLEKWIDESEIPTHELTESPVFIKRRDKAMKSIRRVAKKTIPRIRENYEKLLPEVKERGLRLCLENREGMEEMPIDGDYDDFLASLNEPEHASYWHDTGHAQIKHQLGLLDHRAHLEKMSPRLAGFHLHDVSESGRDHQVPGSGTVDFQMIAEFVRPEHTLVLELSPSLSVEEVVASRDYIAATLG
- a CDS encoding UDP-N-acetylmuramate--L-alanine ligase, with the protein product MRIYFMGICGTAMGNAALLVKEQGHEVLGCDAGVYPPMSDVLANAGIELLEGFDAARLAALKPDTVVVGNAMSRGNPEVEWLLNQSEVAYISLPELFHNTVLPQRRPVVITGTHGKTTTSTLTAYLLERAGARPGWLIGGVPNDLPGGAKLGQGKPFVIEGDEYDSAFFDKRSKFIHYRPQVAVLNNLEFDHADIFRDLEDVQRTFRHFLRIIPSSGFALVNGDDANLADLLPVTWTQVIRVGTAEDNELQIRNFQDAPAGAQFELVWKGALWAQVQWSMHGLFNARNAAMAALAAALASGCEDPFAFDLSALAQFGGVRRRQDLLYTDANWTVLEDFAHHPTAVAGAIEALRAAYPERAMTVCFEPRSNTAATSRFQAEFEVALSQADRVYFGAVHRAERMRPEERLDTAAMAESLSAKGLQAAAFTSNEALFEHLQEQLQSQPGGVIVFLTNGSFDALPRRIAELFGA
- the fabD gene encoding ACP S-malonyltransferase — translated: MATGILFSGQGAQTVGMGRSLYDNSEIAKALYDEANEVLGWDLKTICFEGPEETLTETRVCQPALYVQGYVLFSILKERGLLSDLKAACGLSLGELTALAAAGVYDFATGLRLVAERGRLMQLACDATKGGMAAVIGGAPEDVQTFCDEFDIEIANLNCPGQIVISGDNAKVLEAVAASKGRFKLCKPLNVAGAYHSRLMESARDSFAEFIKDFDFKAPELVCYTNVTGQQISDPQAIKDALVSQVVSSVRFEDNLRNMAADNGISEFFECGPGKVLTGFAKRIDKSLVVTPMSEFDEIPA
- a CDS encoding amidohydrolase family protein — translated: MIIDCHTHAYPAELVAAPRKWALAHCEMHWADLVAPKDRPGIQGWSDLDTMLAAMDAAAVDQAVLLGWYWENESTCRQQNAAVAQWLAAAPERLIGFAAIYPNANVIDQLENAQALGFRGVGELHMGVQDFSAASPHWQAMAEWCSAQAWPINCHATETAGHEHPGAIPTPLQEFVRMAEAAPELKLILAHWGGGLPFFEQNPKLRKTLRNVYYDCAASPLLYEMRVFKQMVDLVGIDKLLFGSDYPLRIYPRSQKTPEMARYIESIRTESGLTQEEQNKLMSGNFARLLS
- the rpsU gene encoding 30S ribosomal protein S21, whose protein sequence is MSLEVKVRKGEPMERALRRLKKRLDREGVIRDVRAKRYFVKPAQAKRRKKKELDFNNMLRVRYSNM